One Lactobacillus sp. CBA3606 DNA segment encodes these proteins:
- a CDS encoding TetR/AcrR family transcriptional regulator, with protein sequence MAVVGRPQDPKKVQRIMRAATHEFASQGYTKAKTDQIAKAAQVSKGLIFHYYGNKQQLYFETVQAATALIKATLSPVTPVAPIDLVTLVVQSTQAKADFGQSHPDEMRLMIAAYGNAEQLPSGIQQQLTQLYTQSMVAMQTLIEAVLARMPLRPELDRSTVVALIMGVYNQIFTEFQQQLPAHSAMTTMADTQWIVERAKAYMHILEVGLVGPKIDSES encoded by the coding sequence ATGGCAGTAGTTGGACGACCGCAAGATCCAAAAAAAGTGCAGCGAATCATGCGAGCAGCGACCCATGAATTCGCTAGTCAAGGGTATACCAAGGCAAAGACCGACCAGATTGCTAAAGCGGCCCAGGTATCAAAGGGCTTAATTTTTCATTATTATGGGAATAAGCAGCAACTTTATTTTGAAACGGTGCAAGCGGCCACGGCTTTGATCAAGGCGACGCTAAGTCCAGTGACGCCGGTAGCACCAATTGATTTAGTGACGTTAGTGGTTCAAAGTACTCAAGCTAAAGCTGATTTCGGGCAAAGTCATCCGGATGAAATGCGGCTCATGATTGCGGCGTATGGTAATGCTGAGCAATTACCAAGCGGGATTCAGCAGCAATTAACGCAACTTTATACGCAAAGTATGGTGGCGATGCAAACGTTGATTGAAGCGGTCCTGGCGCGGATGCCGCTGCGACCAGAATTGGATCGATCAACAGTGGTGGCCCTCATTATGGGTGTCTATAACCAAATCTTTACCGAATTTCAACAGCAGTTACCGGCCCATTCAGCGATGACGACCATGGCGGATACGCAATGGATTGTGGAACGGGCTAAGGCTTATATGCATATTTTAGAAGTTGGTTTAGTTGGACCAAAAATTGATAGTGAAAGTTGA
- a CDS encoding PadR family transcriptional regulator: MAEDFYQRLIDKYEPMTEAAFLILVSVRQPIKSEALPAKIAALTQGKLQLGLGTLFTTLHAMTKDYLMTERLDADDQAIYEITGSGAAVLAAERDRLQLLTAILKQEQV, from the coding sequence ATGGCTGAAGATTTTTATCAACGTTTGATTGATAAGTATGAACCAATGACGGAAGCGGCTTTTTTAATTTTAGTGAGTGTCCGGCAACCGATTAAAAGTGAGGCGTTACCAGCAAAAATTGCGGCGTTGACGCAGGGAAAATTGCAATTGGGATTAGGAACCTTATTTACGACCTTACATGCGATGACCAAGGATTATTTGATGACGGAGCGTTTAGACGCCGATGATCAGGCCATTTATGAAATCACTGGGAGTGGCGCAGCCGTATTGGCGGCCGAACGCGATCGCCTGCAACTACTAACCGCGATTTTAAAACAAGAACAAGTCTAA
- a CDS encoding alcohol dehydrogenase, which translates to MRLKDLTGVTFTRLTVIERAESAPNGNARWLCQCSCGRKVVVDSYRLRKEITKSCGCLRADVSRKNIFENPKTRQNMGRSDNLPLYQGTSVDRLKPNSRNRSGVIGVSFDRCSQKWVARLMYRGRLVLNQQFADMDDAILARKQAEQHYVMPVLAEYAKSSAE; encoded by the coding sequence ATGCGATTAAAAGATTTAACTGGAGTAACTTTTACCCGTTTAACAGTGATTGAACGGGCGGAAAGTGCCCCTAATGGCAATGCGCGCTGGTTATGCCAGTGTTCTTGCGGGCGAAAAGTGGTTGTGGACAGTTATCGGTTGCGTAAAGAAATTACGAAGAGTTGTGGCTGTTTACGGGCCGATGTCAGTCGAAAAAATATCTTTGAAAATCCTAAAACCCGTCAAAATATGGGCCGTAGTGATAATTTACCTTTATATCAAGGCACGTCCGTGGATCGCTTAAAGCCAAATAGTCGTAACCGCAGTGGTGTCATCGGGGTTTCTTTTGATCGGTGCTCACAGAAATGGGTCGCTCGCTTAATGTATCGGGGTCGCTTGGTTTTAAATCAACAATTTGCCGATATGGATGATGCTATTTTAGCGCGTAAACAGGCAGAGCAACATTATGTGATGCCCGTACTAGCCGAATATGCCAAGTCAAGCGCGGAATAA
- a CDS encoding ABC transporter ATP-binding protein, with the protein MTAPIITFKDFSFQYDSQTEPTLRHLNLAIYPGEKVLIAGPSGSGKSTLGRCLNGLIPQSFKGQLSGEASVNGQAVQTTSIFERSLAVGTVLQDPDSQFVGLSVVEDMAFSLENDQQSQPQMQAATAKWAQTLHLQTLLNQRPQALSGGQKQRVAMAGVLIDNSKILLFDEPLASLDPAAGKASMALIEQLTHTEALTVVIIEHRIEAVLEQPIDRLVIMNDGQIVANDRPEVILKTSLLAQLGLREPLYLAALKLAGIDLHAVSHVADLQRLTVPNLTATLQHWTAGVALKSPVQHLDPLLNIDQLSFGYDPKKPIITQLSLTLYRGEMISLVGQNGTGKSTLSNLITGFLTPQAGHLTFDGHDLLTQSVKERADKIGYILQDPNQMLSKTLIFDEVATGLILRGVAATTIKQRVLATLKVCGLYEFRHWPISALSFGQKKRVTIAAILVLEPTMLILDEPTAGQDLKHYTEMMTFLTTLNQQQHLTIMLITHDMHLMLEYTNRTIVLGHGKIIKDAAPADVLTDTATIKTAGLAKTSLYTLAAQHQLNPTEFVAKFVQAEREAR; encoded by the coding sequence ATGACTGCACCGATTATTACCTTCAAAGACTTTTCATTTCAATATGATAGTCAAACGGAACCAACGTTACGTCACCTCAATCTCGCCATTTATCCAGGTGAAAAGGTGCTGATTGCTGGGCCATCTGGTTCAGGAAAATCAACACTAGGCCGTTGTCTCAATGGCTTAATCCCGCAATCTTTCAAGGGTCAGCTCAGCGGTGAAGCTAGTGTGAACGGGCAAGCGGTCCAAACGACGTCCATTTTTGAACGTTCGCTGGCCGTTGGGACGGTCTTGCAAGATCCCGATAGTCAATTTGTCGGCTTGTCCGTGGTAGAAGACATGGCCTTTTCCCTTGAAAATGACCAGCAATCACAACCACAGATGCAAGCTGCCACTGCCAAATGGGCGCAAACGTTACACCTGCAAACACTGTTGAACCAACGGCCGCAAGCGTTATCCGGTGGTCAAAAACAGCGCGTTGCCATGGCTGGCGTCTTAATTGATAACAGCAAAATTCTTTTATTCGATGAACCCTTAGCAAGTCTTGATCCCGCAGCGGGTAAAGCGTCAATGGCTTTAATCGAGCAATTAACCCACACAGAAGCTTTAACCGTGGTTATTATTGAACATCGCATTGAAGCCGTCTTAGAACAGCCAATTGACCGTTTAGTCATCATGAACGACGGTCAAATCGTAGCGAACGATCGACCTGAAGTTATTCTGAAGACCTCATTGTTAGCGCAATTAGGCCTCCGCGAACCGCTTTACTTAGCCGCCTTAAAATTAGCCGGCATCGACCTACATGCAGTAAGTCATGTGGCAGATTTGCAACGGTTAACCGTGCCGAACTTAACGGCAACCTTGCAACATTGGACCGCCGGGGTCGCCTTAAAGTCACCTGTGCAACATCTTGATCCCTTGCTTAACATCGACCAACTTAGCTTTGGTTATGACCCCAAGAAGCCCATTATTACCCAACTATCATTAACACTGTATCGCGGTGAAATGATTAGTTTAGTCGGCCAAAACGGGACCGGTAAGTCGACGCTTAGCAATCTCATCACCGGCTTTTTAACGCCGCAAGCGGGCCACTTAACTTTTGACGGTCACGACCTCTTGACCCAATCCGTTAAAGAACGGGCAGATAAAATCGGTTATATTTTACAAGATCCTAATCAAATGCTATCAAAGACATTGATTTTTGATGAGGTCGCAACTGGCCTAATTCTACGTGGCGTTGCGGCTACCACCATTAAACAGCGGGTCTTAGCGACTTTAAAAGTCTGTGGCCTTTACGAATTTCGCCATTGGCCCATCTCGGCTTTAAGTTTCGGTCAGAAAAAACGCGTGACCATTGCGGCCATTTTAGTTTTGGAACCCACCATGCTCATCCTAGATGAACCTACAGCCGGCCAAGATTTAAAACACTATACTGAGATGATGACCTTCTTAACGACGCTTAATCAGCAACAGCATTTGACAATTATGCTCATCACCCACGATATGCACTTGATGCTTGAATATACCAATCGAACCATCGTGTTAGGTCATGGCAAAATCATCAAGGATGCGGCCCCAGCCGACGTCTTAACCGATACCGCTACCATCAAAACCGCCGGCTTAGCTAAGACGAGCCTTTATACCTTAGCAGCGCAACATCAACTTAATCCAACTGAATTTGTCGCCAAATTCGTCCAAGCGGAACGGGAGGCACGTTAA
- a CDS encoding energy-coupling factor transporter transmembrane protein EcfT, with translation MQHQLLIGYTDRKTFLNRLSGSTKLLGFIGLSIIGMMTYDTRYLIGIMIFSLILFHFSKIKFHEISVVVSVIIGFSVLNLIMVYIFAPHYGVTIYGPEHLLLGSNQHYFNLTAEQLFYEFNLLLKYTFAVPLALIFLMTTNPSEFAASLNKIGISYRISYSVAIALRYIPDVQNDYRTISLAQQARGFELSKKATLTTRIRGGIQILLPLIFSSLDRIEIISQAMELRRFGKGKHRTWYRAQKFQWRDYLALVIVLFLILLGIAGFKLNGGRFWNPFKN, from the coding sequence ATGCAACATCAACTCCTCATTGGTTATACTGATCGAAAGACTTTCTTAAATCGGCTGAGTGGCAGCACTAAGTTACTTGGCTTCATCGGCCTATCAATCATCGGTATGATGACTTACGATACCCGCTATCTGATTGGAATCATGATTTTTTCGCTTATTTTATTTCACTTTTCAAAAATAAAGTTCCATGAGATTTCAGTTGTCGTCAGTGTCATTATCGGCTTTTCAGTGCTCAATCTGATCATGGTTTATATTTTTGCACCGCACTATGGCGTGACCATTTATGGGCCGGAACATTTGCTGTTAGGTAGCAACCAGCATTACTTTAACCTCACCGCTGAACAACTATTCTATGAGTTTAATTTATTGCTCAAATACACGTTTGCCGTACCCCTTGCACTCATCTTCTTAATGACGACTAATCCCAGTGAATTTGCCGCCAGTCTCAATAAGATCGGGATTTCTTATCGCATTAGTTATTCAGTTGCCATCGCCTTGCGCTACATTCCGGATGTTCAAAATGACTATCGGACAATTAGTCTAGCCCAACAAGCACGTGGCTTTGAACTCTCAAAAAAAGCCACGCTAACAACGCGAATTCGGGGTGGCATCCAAATTCTTTTGCCATTGATTTTTTCAAGTCTTGATCGTATCGAAATTATTAGTCAAGCCATGGAATTGCGGCGCTTCGGGAAGGGAAAACATCGGACTTGGTACCGTGCCCAAAAATTTCAGTGGCGTGATTACTTGGCACTAGTCATCGTCCTCTTCTTAATTCTTCTCGGTATCGCCGGCTTTAAACTCAATGGCGGCCGTTTCTGGAATCCTTTTAAAAACTAA
- a CDS encoding ECF-type riboflavin transporter substrate-binding protein, producing the protein MQNKQSTSIRTVVATGIGAAVIFVLMKFVAIPTGVPNTQFNVAMGFLALLGAIFGPVAAGLAVFIGHALNDFVTYGSPWWTWVIVDGLIGVAFGLAKNRLKIDQGVLSKAKLIWFNLYQIIINFIGWVILAPTGDIIIYHEPASKVYVQGITTWIVDSISVAVIGTILLVLYARTRTQHGSLKKER; encoded by the coding sequence ATGCAAAATAAACAATCAACTTCCATTCGGACCGTTGTCGCCACTGGTATTGGCGCCGCCGTCATTTTTGTCCTCATGAAATTCGTCGCCATCCCAACCGGAGTCCCGAATACCCAATTTAACGTTGCTATGGGATTTTTAGCCTTATTGGGCGCCATTTTTGGCCCCGTTGCAGCTGGATTAGCTGTTTTTATCGGCCATGCCTTAAATGACTTCGTCACATACGGCTCCCCTTGGTGGACTTGGGTCATTGTCGACGGCCTAATCGGTGTAGCCTTTGGTCTCGCCAAAAATCGCCTTAAGATTGACCAGGGCGTTTTAAGTAAAGCGAAGTTAATTTGGTTCAACCTCTACCAAATTATCATTAACTTTATCGGCTGGGTCATTTTAGCACCCACCGGCGACATCATTATTTATCACGAACCTGCTAGCAAAGTCTATGTCCAAGGTATCACCACTTGGATTGTCGACTCAATTTCAGTGGCCGTTATTGGGACCATCCTCCTCGTTTTATACGCCCGGACGCGGACTCAACATGGCAGCTTAAAAAAGGAACGTTAA
- a CDS encoding acyl-CoA dehydrogenase family protein encodes MELNLTTEQAALWQKLTTFTAQKITPLDHEIDQQGRFAAEAYALLVQQGLPQQGLTAPFGQGLDMVSQVLCVMALAQGSASVATTLASLWQITAQIDRYGTADQRATLLAAAQTKLMGFAVTEPGGGNALGVQTTAFKSTTGWLLDGEKVLITNGGQAAHYLVLAKTDQNDFAIFMIDATMPGVKVTQPVETLGLRGVAVAGLQLNNVAVTTTHLLGQIGQGLEISRHQQNMARIFNGALAAGIMQHALTQLKPYTQQRHLVDGPLNTFATAQTQVATMATTLRATQLLTLDAARQMDRQPDFAAAATMATLFGSQNGLTVTNQALQLAGGLAYTRQLPFEQLMRDMRALTLIDGPVEMLQQELGAAELDAANEGHLMTKQPVPVTKRIEVADLPRVIKALRLTEEVPVTVGGIRTAKRIIALGRGADNPEVLLQAQQLAKWIGAAVAVTRPLTTKEQFSIDQQIGTGGATVTPEVIINIGISGSEQYVSGMMGATHILSVNQDATAAIFRVSQQAFVGTAAAFLAGVLAALK; translated from the coding sequence ATGGAATTGAATTTAACAACAGAACAGGCGGCATTGTGGCAAAAGCTGACGACTTTTACCGCCCAAAAAATAACGCCGTTAGATCATGAGATTGATCAACAAGGTCGGTTTGCGGCTGAAGCGTATGCGCTATTGGTGCAACAAGGTCTCCCACAACAAGGGTTAACGGCACCCTTTGGTCAGGGCTTGGATATGGTATCGCAAGTGCTATGTGTCATGGCATTAGCGCAAGGTTCCGCCAGTGTCGCCACAACATTAGCCAGTTTATGGCAAATTACAGCGCAAATTGATCGGTATGGCACGGCTGACCAGCGCGCGACTTTGTTGGCGGCGGCGCAGACTAAATTAATGGGCTTTGCCGTTACTGAACCCGGTGGCGGGAATGCGTTGGGCGTTCAAACGACGGCATTTAAAAGCACAACTGGCTGGTTATTAGATGGCGAAAAAGTGTTGATTACAAATGGGGGGCAAGCAGCTCACTATTTGGTTTTGGCGAAAACTGATCAAAATGATTTTGCCATTTTTATGATTGACGCCACGATGCCAGGTGTTAAGGTGACGCAACCAGTTGAAACATTAGGATTACGGGGAGTCGCAGTGGCTGGCTTACAATTAAATAATGTGGCCGTTACGACGACCCATTTATTAGGCCAAATCGGTCAAGGGTTAGAAATTTCACGACACCAACAAAATATGGCCCGAATCTTCAACGGCGCTTTGGCAGCCGGAATCATGCAACATGCTTTAACGCAATTGAAACCGTATACGCAACAACGACATTTAGTTGATGGTCCCCTAAACACGTTCGCAACGGCACAAACTCAGGTTGCAACAATGGCGACAACATTACGGGCAACCCAATTATTAACGCTCGATGCAGCGCGCCAAATGGATCGACAACCAGATTTTGCGGCCGCTGCGACGATGGCAACGTTATTTGGGAGTCAAAATGGCCTGACGGTTACAAATCAGGCCTTACAATTGGCCGGTGGTTTGGCTTACACGCGTCAATTGCCATTTGAACAATTAATGCGTGACATGCGAGCGTTAACCCTAATTGACGGCCCCGTTGAAATGCTGCAACAGGAATTGGGCGCAGCTGAGTTAGACGCGGCCAATGAGGGGCACTTAATGACTAAACAACCGGTGCCCGTAACGAAACGGATCGAAGTTGCAGATTTGCCACGGGTAATTAAGGCTTTGCGGTTGACGGAAGAGGTCCCGGTGACGGTCGGTGGCATTCGCACTGCCAAACGAATTATTGCTTTAGGGCGCGGCGCTGATAATCCAGAAGTTTTGTTGCAAGCACAGCAATTGGCGAAATGGATTGGGGCGGCCGTGGCCGTGACCCGGCCGTTAACCACCAAGGAACAGTTTAGTATTGACCAGCAAATTGGTACTGGTGGGGCGACGGTGACTCCGGAAGTAATTATTAATATCGGTATTTCTGGATCCGAGCAATATGTTAGCGGCATGATGGGGGCGACCCATATCTTGTCGGTTAATCAAGATGCCACGGCAGCAATTTTTAGAGTATCACAGCAAGCGTTTGTTGGGACGGCCGCAGCATTTTTGGCTGGCGTTTTGGCAGCTTTGAAGTGA